Below is a window of Cytophaga hutchinsonii ATCC 33406 DNA.
AGAAGAACACATATTCTGAAAGCAGCATAAGAGCAGGTATTGCTATAGAAAGCAACAGCATACAAACATATATACCAAGTAAAAACAGCAGCAGTTTTTTGATGCCTGCCGCATAACGTTTTATCTCTAAAAATGAAACAGAATATACAATAAATGTGCTCAGAAATATTGGTTTGGCCAGATACAGGTTAAAAATAAAATTCAACGAAGGGAAATAAGATAATACATATTGGTAGGCTATACCATCTTCACGCACAGACAAGGCAATACAGCCTATGATATAAAAGACGTACAGAATATGAACGCGCATGGCACCTTTCATGTACAGAAATAAATTATACAGCAGTACAATCAGCAGTACGCCATAATAACAACCTAAAAAGAAATACTCCGAGATGGCATATTCGGTAAAGAAATGATCAGAACGGATCTTAAAATATAATTCATCGGGTTGAATGTCCCGCACACCAATACAAATGGTATACACACCAGGTTCCATATTCAATGGAAAAATAAAATTTTTATGCTGCAGGTAACGCTGGGAAAACGGATACGCTGCGCCGGTTATAAAAGAACGGATGGTATCTTTTCCCTGATTCAATACATAACACTTTACTTCTTTCAGCTGAGGGGCCAGGCATTCAATCAAAAAATCGGATGAGGTGTTTTTTTGAATGTTTGTTTCGATCCAGTAATAAGCGGTATCGCCGGTATGAATACCAAAGAAAGAATTTTTATCGGTTAAAAAAATGTCACTGGTATATTCATCCAATACAAGCTGCGCCTGCACCGGAAGCAGTAAAAAAAAACACGTAAGTAAGGTAAGGATTCGTGTAATCATGTAACAATATCGCTTATTATTATTTAATACGATTAAACCAGAGACATGTTTTAAAAGAACATCCCTTCTGCCTATTCAGAAGGGATGCCTTGAAAATAAACTCCATCAAATTACTCATTAAAATATATTTCTGTCTGGAGATTTCCGATCATCAGATCAAAAGCGCCTGCTTCGGTTACTGTTTTCAGATCTTTATTTACAAATTGCAGATCCGCTGCTTTGATCGTAAACGAAACGGTTTGCTTCTCTCCTGCTTTCAGTTCAATCTTTGTGTATTTACGTAAGCGTCTTTCAGAAGGCGTAATCGATGCGAAGTGGTCTCTGGAATATAACTCTACGGCTATCTTACCTGTACGTGCTCCTGTATTGCTTATGTCTACCGTTACCAGCACACTATCGTTCTTCGTAAAATTACTTTTGTTCACGTTAAGGTTTGAATATGCAAACGTTGTGTAGCTCAAGCCATGTCCGAATGGCCATTGCGGATTGAACGCAACAAATTCACTCACGCCCGGTTTTAACTGCTGCTCGGTTTCCTTAAATTTATAATCGTATGTAGTAATATCTCCGTCGTATCTCGGATAGGTGAACGGAAGCTTACCGCTGGGATTGATGTCACCGTATAGAATCTCTGCAAATGCGTCTGCACCTTTGCTGCCCGGACGGTAGCACATTATTACAGCATCTGCAAGTGCTTCTTCTTCCGGAAACAAACGCGGCCTGCCCTCTACCAGGCATACAATGACAGGTTTGCCTGTTTTCTTTGCAGCAACAATCAATTGCTTCTGCGCTTCCGGCAGATTGAGATCCTTGATTACTCCAGGCTGTTCGGCATAGGCAGCTTCACCTACACACACAATAATTACATCCACCCCTGCTGTATTTTTTTGAATAAAGGAAACATCATAATTTGCTGCATCATCAAATCCTGTAGTCGCATTCGTTCTGATGTTAGCTTTATTACCGCTCGCTTCTAATGCCTCACGGATTGTTTTAGTTGTTTCAGGATACAGCGATTCATTGCTTCCCTGCCATGTGTATGACCATGAACTGTGCAGCGCAGATAAACTGTTAGCGGCCGGACCAACCAATAGTATTTTTTTATCTTTTGCAAGAGGCAGAATATTTTTATCGTTCTTCAATAATGTAATTGATTCACGCGCTGCATTTAGTGCGATCTGTTGATGTGCATCAGAACCCACTACACCAACATCTGCAATGGATGGCAATGGATTTTTCATCAAGCCCAGTTTGATTTTCAGGGTCAGAATACGTCCCACCGCTTCGTCGATGCGCGCCATAGAAACTTTTCCTTCTTTCACCAATTCTACCAGATATTTCGGAAACGAGTAATCATTCGGCACCATGCTCATATCCACACCTGCGTTAACGGCCATCATTACGGCTTCTTTCGGCGTAGCAGCTACTTTATGCCAGGTGTGCAAACGGATCACATCTTCCCAATCCGATACAACCATTCCGGTAAATCCAAGCTCTGTACGGAGCAGATCTGTTAACAGCCATTTGTTGCCGTGACACGGAATGCCATTGATCTCAGCAGAGTTGATCATAATGGATGAAGCGCCTTTATTGATCGCTTCTCTGAACGGGGGCAGATAATATTCGCGCAGCACAATTTCAGGAATGTGTGATTGTGTGCGGTCTATACCATTTTTGGGTGCTGAATATCCAATAAAGTGTTTCAGGCAGGAAGCTATGTTTGTTTTAGACGTCAGGTCACTGCCTTCCATCATTTGTACGGCTGCTGAACCCATTTGTGTTGTTATGTATACATCTTCACCAAAGGTTTCTTCAAAGCGCGACCAGTAAGGTTCTCTGCCTACGTCAAGCACCGGAGCAAAATTCCAGGTAAGGCCAACGGAACGCGCTTCTGTTGACGTTACCTGAGCTGCCTGCGAAACCAATTGATCGTTGCGGGATGCAGCCATACCTATGTTATGCGGAAACAATACGGCATCTTTAATAAAGCCAACACCATGCATGGCATCTGTTCCGTATAAAACCGGAATTTTATTAGGTGATTGCAATGCTTCGTTCTGGATCTGAGAAATCAATTCAACCCATTTTTCAGGTGTGTATGCCTGAATGCAATTTAATATAGAACCGACATGATAGGTTTGAATGGCTTCTTTTAATCTGGCGGTATCTAATTTTTCATCGGTATTTCCATATCCGTTGTTCAATAAATTACGGATATCGATCTGCGTCATCTGTCCGGCTTTTTCTTCCAGCGACATATTTTTTAACAGATCCTGTACTTCTTTATCAAAGGCCTGAGGTTTACTCCCCGCTTCTGTTTTTTTCTCACAAGAGAAAAAAGCGGCTGCACTGAGCCAGATGGAAATCAATACGGTTATTTTTTTCATATAAGAAAAGAGTTAGGTGAAATCGTTTCCAATATTACGGTGCTGTGGCAGGAATAATTAGTAAAAAAGTGTATTTATGCCTTAAAAACACATATTTTGAAGCACTTTACTGCTGTATTGATACGCTTTGTTACCAACAAAAAATGTGTTAAAACGAAGCTGAAAAGGATTGGTTTGAAGAAGGATATTTATTTTACCGCTTCAAGATTTTCTATCTTATTTTATCAGATCTTAAACATCAGTCATCTGTAAATTGCAATCCCTTCGGGATTGTGCGTAAGAATTTGCGGTGTGTTATACTACAGATATTTGACCCCGCTGGGGTCATAACGCAATAGCAAATAACGATGGGTAACTACATTTGATTATACACGCAGGAATTATTTCACCGAAATTACGTGATAATTCATAATTCATAATTCATAATTCATAATTCATAATTCATAATTCATAATTCATAATTCATAATTCATAATTCATAATTCATAATTACTTAACTCGCTTTAAAGTTCTTCAGGTTATACGTTACGGTAAACATAAAATACCGTGTTAATACGGTTGTATACGTATCCTGCACATAACTTTCCGTGACCGTTCTTGCGATGCTCCTGTTTTGGTTTAACAAATCAAACACACTTACGCGAACTTCTAAAGATTGATCTTTTAGCAGCTTGTATCCGATCGAAGCATTCCACAGGAAAAACTGCTGATTGAATGCAGTGGATAAACCGGAATACAGACGTTCATTCACTTCGGTAGAGAGCACCAGACCTTTATACGGCATGATATTTACTTTAGCGGTTGCCAGGTGATAGAAATAGTTATTGTTCAGCTGCGGGCGGATAGAGTTTTCTACAATGTTATAGGATGCATTATACGTAACATTAAAATCCACCTGTTTGCTGATGTTACTTGAGATACCTAAACCGCCGCTTAAGGCATATGCGTTTGAAATATTGGTTATTAGGTTAATCGTACCCGGAGTGCGTATATAGGAAACACCTGTATTCAGATTGATATTGCTTTTAATTTTTGAAACCGGAAATCCATACGTATAAAAACTATTTACATTCCAGTATCCATCCAGGTTTACAGGCCTTCTAAGCTGCGAACCTTTATTAATGGTAACACCATTTTCAATAACGGTATCATTGGTCGCAATAAAGCTGGAACTGGCTATGTAATTATTGGTTTGATTTATACCTAAGAACAACATTGAGCTCGTTGCCTTCTTCGAGCTGGTTATACCGTAATGCATAAACAACGAATTTGTATACTCCTGTTTCAGATTCTGATTTCCTGTTGAAAGCAACAAGGTATTTGAGTTATCTATTACATTCTGTAACTGATTTACACCAGGCGTTGATGTACTGGATCTATAAAACAAGCGAATGTTGCTGCTATCTGAAAACTTAATCTTCAGCATAGCTGAAGGTAAAATATTATTGAATTGCTTTTCAATTTCGCTGGTCGAAGGAAATAATTGTGTACTCGAAAGTTTTACGTTCTGCCCGTCAACGCCCACCATGAAATTTGTCTTTCCTTTAGCATAACGGTAGCCAATACCTCCTTTTTGTGTGAGCGTATAATTATCCAATTGGTTGGATACATAAATAGCTGTTGAATCGTATTCTCCGGTAGAGGTATTATAATTATCAACACGTTTGTTGGCATCGTTTTTTGTATACGTTGGACTGTAATTAAACTGTAAGGTACCCGTTTTAGAAATCGGCTCCGTATACATGATGTTTGTTCTGTATGAATATGAATGCGTATTATTTATCCCTTGCTGATCAATCAATCTGGTGCTGACAAGGTTATCGGTATAAAAGTTATCCGAATACAAGGTTGTATTAACTTCGTTTACATTGATTGTAGAACCAAGGTTTGCAGAAAACGTCCTTCCCTTTTTTGCAAACTTATGGCGCCACATTAAGTTATTTGAAATCGAATAATTATCGCTCCGGTTCTCATTATTATTTGCCGTAGTACTCAATAATGAATCTGTTATATACCTGTTTACACCAAGCAGGTTCTGATATGAATTTCTTTTTTGAAAACTGATGCTTGGAATATAAATAAACGAGTTAGATGAATCCAGCATGTATTCTAAGCGTCCGGATATGCGGTGATTGTAGTTTTGTGTCTTGCTGGTATTATCTTCCCGATAGATTGTGCTGGCTGTATCGTTTAAGAAATACTGTCTGTTAATAATACTGTTGTTTACATTCGTTGAATTATTAAAGAAATAACTGGCCGTTACTTTTAATTTGGGCGACCAAACATCTGAATAATTTAAGCCAATAGAATTGGTAGTACTGATCCCGCTTTGCTGACCGACTAAAAAATTATTGGCACTATTTCCGCCGCCGCCGCCCTGAGGACCACCACCACTGCCTCCACCACCGGGAGGGCCTGCTCTGTTTGAGCTTGCCCCCATGCTGGTAAGATCCTGTGCGGAAAAATTCTGTACGTTTATATTATTAGCAATACCTATTACTGAAATGCGCTGTTTTCCTTTAAATGAATTCAGGTTTAAACCTGCATTGTATCGGTCGTTTGTACCATAACCTGCATACACTTTACCAAACTGACCGTTATTCTTTTCCGGCTTGGTAACAATGTTAATCGACTTTTGTGAATTGCCATCATCAAAGCCCGTAAACTGTGCCTGGTCTGTCTGTCTGTCAAAGATCTGAACTTTACCTACAATCTCTGCCGGTAAACTGCGCAGTACTAATAGCGCATCATTACCGAAAAACTCTTCACCATCTACCGTTACTTTTTTTACTGTTTCTCCATTTACTTTAACTTCTCCGTTTTGAACAGTTATACCGGGCATTTTCGTTACCAGGTCTTCTGCTGTTGCATCCGGGTTGGTAACATAAGCATTAGCATTGATATTGGTTGTATCGCCATTCTGCTCTACACGTGTTATTTTTTCAGCAATAACAATGTCCTGCATCTGCAAGTCTTCTGCAATTTTAATCGTACCCAGATCTTTATTTTCTGAACCGATACCTACTTCAAACGTTGTTATTTTATACCCAACCAAAAGTGTTTTAAAAATATAGGTACCTGCTTTTATCCGTTCAAATTGAAAAACACCGTCTTCTTCTACGTAAGCAGAATTCACCTTAGTTGTATCCGATTTATCTATTAACAACACAATTGTTCCGCTCATCAGATCACCGGTGCCGGCATCTACAACTTTACCGGTAACGTTTTGCGCATAACCGGAAAGAGCGTATAAGAAGAAAATAACAGGAAATATAAATTTCATATATGAATAAACATTATGGCAAATCTAAGAAATTGGGGTATATACCTTTATTCTACTACTTAAAGATTCTAAATATATCTGTGATAAAATAAAAAAATAGATAATTGCACGTTTTTTTAAGATGAAACGTGAGATTCCGCCTGTTGAGAACAGTTAAATGAACCAATGACTATAGAATACGCTAATCAGCAACTATTCCTGTTGCATCCATGCATACGTCTGATCATCATTCAAATAAATTACGCCACCTCCACAGGATTCATCTGCATGTAAAAAAATACCTGCCCGTGTCAATGTAATTTTATCTTCATCTTTAATTTGATCGCGGGAAATATCAGGATCGTCATAGTTTGCATAATTCCAGTAAAACTCACCTTTGGGCGCAACTTCCATAATACCAGCCCAGTTAAAATCGTTAAAGCCTCTATCTAAAAATGCCTTCCCCATGCCTAGTGTGTCACATCTACCGGCAGCATACTGAATAACAAGGCCATATTTTGATATGTGGGCATCTAACCTCAGACCAATCGTATCATTCTTTCCATCGCCATCCAGATCACAAAAAATATCTGCGGGCATTTTTTGTGGTATGTAAATTGTTTCGATGTCATTTATGTTATCAGACCCGGTTTGAGAAGGATAAACAGAGGCTGTGTCATCACCCAAGATAATTTCTGAATATTCTTGTTTTTCAATACAGGAAAAACAAAAAATACTGAGTATGACTATATATATTCTAAACATCAGTATTTTAATAGTTTTCTGATTGAAACCAAATGCGAAAGCAATACCAATGGTACCACGCAGCAAGGCAGCCATACAAAAGGAAAATATAACACCGCAACATTCGGCTGGTCAAACGCGAATTGCTGAAATGGAACAGGCGTTGATAATACTGCATACACAACAATATTTAACAGCAAACCCATACAAATGATGTTCCATGCCAGCAGTACTGTTTGGCTGAGCTTTTGTTTTACATAGCCGTAGTAATAAATGAACGGTGCTGAAATTCCGGATAGAATATCCAGATTTCTGCCTTCAAACGTCATCAGTTCCGGTACCTGTTTATACAGGAATAAACAAAACAAAACGATCTCTACAGGAATACGGACAACATGTAACAGCGTTAACACTTTTACATCGAGCCGATCAATAAAGTCTTTGCCTTGTGATGTGTTAAACAAGACAAGTATGGTAAGTAAAGGCGGTATAACTAAAAGCAGGAAACGCGGCGGCAACGAATCCGTTACGGTATAAAAACCGGTAGTACTGATCAATGCCTGCAGCGTGATCCAGGCAAGCAAAACAATTAACGTGGTTTTAGACCTGCCGGCTGCTTCGTAAAAAAAGAATATCGTTAACAGCGTTGTTAAGACAAAAGCGATGCAGATATAGGACGGTAAATTTTCCATAAATATATGAATGCGTTTTACTTTTCAAACATGACTTTTTACACGTATAATCGAAGTGGTCTAAAAATACTCTGTTCCAATATACAAAAAAAGCCTCCCGCAAATTGCAGGAGGCTTTCAATTTTATAGATTTATTTAATACTACTTTTCTTTGTAGTAAAAATTCAATGCACCTTTATACGTTCTGTACGGGAATGTCATCCAAGGGAATGGAGCTGCTTCTAATTCGAAGTTAGAAGAACCACCGATCATTACTTTAAATGCACCTTCTTCCGTTACACGTGTAAATTTATGCGTTGTTGCCGTCTGCTCTTCTTTCACGAATGAAAGGTCTGCTCTTGAAATTTCAAACGATACCGTTTTAGATTCGCCTGCTTTGATTGCTACTCTTTCAAACGCTCTTAAACGTTTAGAATTCGGAACAACGGATGCAAACATATCACGTGTATACAATTGAACAACCTCTTCACCGTCAACCGTACCTGTATTTTTAACGGTTACAGATACTTTCAGTTTAGCATCTCCGATTAATGTATCTGTGCTGATTTTAGCATCAGAATATTCAAACGTTGTATAACTTAAACCATGACCGAATGGCCATTGCGGCATATACCCTTCGTCAACGAAACCACCTGGTGTTGTTTCAACGTTAGCTTCTGTCCACTTATGGTCATACATGATGAAATCACCTGTGTGTTTCGGATAAG
It encodes the following:
- a CDS encoding outer membrane beta-barrel protein; the encoded protein is MKFIFPVIFFLYALSGYAQNVTGKVVDAGTGDLMSGTIVLLIDKSDTTKVNSAYVEEDGVFQFERIKAGTYIFKTLLVGYKITTFEVGIGSENKDLGTIKIAEDLQMQDIVIAEKITRVEQNGDTTNINANAYVTNPDATAEDLVTKMPGITVQNGEVKVNGETVKKVTVDGEEFFGNDALLVLRSLPAEIVGKVQIFDRQTDQAQFTGFDDGNSQKSINIVTKPEKNNGQFGKVYAGYGTNDRYNAGLNLNSFKGKQRISVIGIANNINVQNFSAQDLTSMGASSNRAGPPGGGGSGGGPQGGGGGNSANNFLVGQQSGISTTNSIGLNYSDVWSPKLKVTASYFFNNSTNVNNSIINRQYFLNDTASTIYREDNTSKTQNYNHRISGRLEYMLDSSNSFIYIPSISFQKRNSYQNLLGVNRYITDSLLSTTANNNENRSDNYSISNNLMWRHKFAKKGRTFSANLGSTINVNEVNTTLYSDNFYTDNLVSTRLIDQQGINNTHSYSYRTNIMYTEPISKTGTLQFNYSPTYTKNDANKRVDNYNTSTGEYDSTAIYVSNQLDNYTLTQKGGIGYRYAKGKTNFMVGVDGQNVKLSSTQLFPSTSEIEKQFNNILPSAMLKIKFSDSSNIRLFYRSSTSTPGVNQLQNVIDNSNTLLLSTGNQNLKQEYTNSLFMHYGITSSKKATSSMLFLGINQTNNYIASSSFIATNDTVIENGVTINKGSQLRRPVNLDGYWNVNSFYTYGFPVSKIKSNINLNTGVSYIRTPGTINLITNISNAYALSGGLGISSNISKQVDFNVTYNASYNIVENSIRPQLNNNYFYHLATAKVNIMPYKGLVLSTEVNERLYSGLSTAFNQQFFLWNASIGYKLLKDQSLEVRVSVFDLLNQNRSIARTVTESYVQDTYTTVLTRYFMFTVTYNLKNFKAS
- a CDS encoding glycoside hydrolase family 3 N-terminal domain-containing protein, with the translated sequence MKKITVLISIWLSAAAFFSCEKKTEAGSKPQAFDKEVQDLLKNMSLEEKAGQMTQIDIRNLLNNGYGNTDEKLDTARLKEAIQTYHVGSILNCIQAYTPEKWVELISQIQNEALQSPNKIPVLYGTDAMHGVGFIKDAVLFPHNIGMAASRNDQLVSQAAQVTSTEARSVGLTWNFAPVLDVGREPYWSRFEETFGEDVYITTQMGSAAVQMMEGSDLTSKTNIASCLKHFIGYSAPKNGIDRTQSHIPEIVLREYYLPPFREAINKGASSIMINSAEINGIPCHGNKWLLTDLLRTELGFTGMVVSDWEDVIRLHTWHKVAATPKEAVMMAVNAGVDMSMVPNDYSFPKYLVELVKEGKVSMARIDEAVGRILTLKIKLGLMKNPLPSIADVGVVGSDAHQQIALNAARESITLLKNDKNILPLAKDKKILLVGPAANSLSALHSSWSYTWQGSNESLYPETTKTIREALEASGNKANIRTNATTGFDDAANYDVSFIQKNTAGVDVIIVCVGEAAYAEQPGVIKDLNLPEAQKQLIVAAKKTGKPVIVCLVEGRPRLFPEEEALADAVIMCYRPGSKGADAFAEILYGDINPSGKLPFTYPRYDGDITTYDYKFKETEQQLKPGVSEFVAFNPQWPFGHGLSYTTFAYSNLNVNKSNFTKNDSVLVTVDISNTGARTGKIAVELYSRDHFASITPSERRLRKYTKIELKAGEKQTVSFTIKAADLQFVNKDLKTVTEAGAFDLMIGNLQTEIYFNE